From a single Ascaphus truei isolate aAscTru1 chromosome 2, aAscTru1.hap1, whole genome shotgun sequence genomic region:
- the NUP42 gene encoding nucleoporin NUP42, with the protein MVICSFFAQGRCRFGDKCWNEHPRDGGGGRHQYQYHAHQRYQQQHQQQPPANYGGGRGSWVPPPKYVQPSSFSKSTTWSNRDSGRAAFGSFPGSGTEDDRGRNLKSTGASAFNTSQNRFSALGSHEQLGGDAQTDEEGNVFDIIMADMEIWESSGQWLFSVYSVLKEKRNISGFTDLSQEELRLEYYASQTEGNLQNYVNSVQQLVSQWKLRLHELKNLNTTSKAKLLNELNSAFNDMVPAYGGLQQSAIGSSSFSTNTGATTAATFSFTQDTGFAQTSGAPSVPTNTSFASFPAFGTKSTSTAGLGSTTAPTAASFSFAASTAPGFGASQFSGFGSTSTAPSYGASNSTSMATGVSGTSSTTVAPGFGVSSSSGAVPGFGVSSSGVVPGFGVSSSGVVPGFGVSSSSGVVPGFGVSTSSGVVPGFGVSTSSGVVPGFGAVSSVPPAFGVKTTTVADLFKPGPVSSSSASSILGPPPGGPLSGTGSNTPLGAPAADSTSSSLFTPRTELSAEDLMQFEAKMFTLGKIPIHPPPADLII; encoded by the exons CTAACTACGGTGGTGGCAGAGGAAGCTGGGTTCCTCCTCCGAAATATGTGCAGCCCTCCAGCTTCTCCAAGTCCACGACCTGGAGCAACAGGGACAGCGGCAGGGCGGCGTTTGGATCTTTTCCCGGGTCCGGCACTGAAGACGATCGAGGCAGAAACTTAAAATCTACCGGAGCATCTGCATTCAACACGTCTCAGAACCGGTTCTCCGCATTAGGCTCTCACGAGCAACTGGGGGGGGACGCTCAGACAGATGAAGAAGGAAATGTTTT TGACATCATCATGGCTGACATGGAGATTTGGGAGTCTTCGGGGCAATGGCTGTTTTCTGTTTATTCAGTTTTAAAGGAGAAGCGTAACATCTCAG GATTTACAGACCTCTCGCAAGAGGAGTTGCGTCTTGAATATTATGCTTCCCAGACTGAAGGGAATCTTCAGAACTAT GTGAATTCAGTACAACAGCTGGTGAGCCAATGGAAACTGAGATTACATGAGCTAAAAAACCTGAACACCACCTCTAAAGCCAAACTG CTTAACGAATTGAACAGTGCTTTTAATGATATGGTTCCGGCATACGGAGGACTGCAACAATCTGCTATTGGGTCTTCAA GTTTTTCTACAAACACCGGAGCCACAACTGCAGCCACTTTCAGCTTCACACAGGATACTGGGTTTGCCCAAACCTCTGGTGCCCCCAGCGTACCAACCAACACGAGTTTTGCCAGTTTCCCAGCATTTGGTACTAAATCCACCAGTACTGCCGGTTTGGGCAGCACAACAGCCCCAACTGCAGCTTCATTTTCCTTTGCAGCCTCTACAGCTCCAGGTTTTGGGGCATCTCAATTTTCTGGGTTTGGGTCAACTTCTACTGCTCCAAGCTATGGGGCTTCTAATAGCACAAGTATGGCCACTGGTGTTAGTGGGACTTCTAGTACTACTGTGGCCCCTGGTTTTGGGGTGTCTTCTAGCTCCGGTGCGGTTCCTGGTTTTGGGGTGTCTAGCTCCGGTGTGGTTCCTGGTTTTGGGGTGTCTAGCTCCGGTGTGGTTCCTGGTTTTGGGGTGTCTTCTAGCTCAGGTGTGGTTCCTGGTTTTGGGGTGTCTACTAGCTCCGGTGTGGTTCCTGGTTTTGGGGTGTCGACTAGCTCTGGTGTGGTTCCTGGTTTTGGAGCAGTTTCCAGTGTGCCCCCTGCCTTTGGGGTTAAGACAACAACAGTTGCTGATCTTTTTAAACCTGGACCCGTGAGCTCCAGTTCTGCTTCCTCAATATTGGGGCCACCGCCTGGAGGTCCATTAAGTGGAACAGGAAGTAACACACCACTCGGGGCGCCCGCAGCAGACAGCACAAGTAGTTCTCTATTTACACCACGGACTGAGCTTTCAGCTGAAGACCTGATGCAATTTGAAGCAAAGATGTTTACATTGGGAAAGATTCCTATACACCCACCACCTGCAGACCTCATTATTTAA